In Mycolicibacterium nivoides, the DNA window GAACTGCCGCCCCCCTGATATCTCGGCTCCTGGGCGAATCCGCCGATGACCGCCAGCGGCGACGGCGCCAGCGGCAGCAGATCGCCGTCGTTCTTCAACAACACGATGGCCCGCTGTGCCGCCTCGCGGGCCAGTTCGTGGTGCGCATCGAAATCGGCAGCACTGAATGAAGCTGCGGTGGTGCCTGTTTCGGTGACCCGCTGGGTCAGTCGAGCGACGCGACCCGCGGCGCGGGCGACGACGTCCGCGTCCAGGGACCCGGCACGCACCGCGTCCACCACCTCGGTGTCGGAGAGGCCGCCGGTCGTGGGCATCTCCAGGTCCAGGCCCGCGGCCACGGCCGCGACCCGGTCCGCCACCGCGCCCCAGTCGCTGACCACCACGCCGTCGAAACCCCATTCGTCGCGCAGCACCGTGGTCAGCAGCCAGGCGTTCTCGGACGCGTAGACCCCGTTGATCCGGTTGTAGGAACACATCACGGTCCAGGGCCGGGCCTGGCGCACCACGATCTCGAATGTCCGCAGATAGATCTCCCGCAGCGTGCGGACGTCGACGTCCGAACTGGCGCGCATCCGGTCGTGCTCGGCGTTGTTCACCGCGAAATGCTTGAGCGATGCACCGACACCGCGGCTCTGCACACCGCGCACCCACGCCGCGCCCAGCGTCCCCGAGAGCAACGGATCCTCCGAGTAGTACTCGAAGTTGCGCCCGCACCGTGGGTCACGCTTGATGTTGACTCCCGGCCCGAGCAGCACGTGCACGCCGAGCGCGCGGCTCTCGTCGCCCAGTGCCCGGCCGACTCGTTCCACCAATTCGGGATCCCAGGTCTGGCTGAGTCCGACCGCGGGGGGAAAGCAGGTCGCCGGCTCGCTGCCGGACAGGCCCAGATGATCTGTGGCGCTGCCGGATTGCCTGCGCACCCCGTGCGGGCCGTCGGTCAGCACGATCGCCGGCACCGCGCCGATCGCCCTGGTGGTCCAGAAGCTGGAGCCGCTGCCCAGCGCGGCCTGTTCGGCCAGGTCGAGCCCGACGATGGGATCAGCTGAGTCCGTCACCGGGCCCAGGGTAGCGCCGGAAGTGAAAAGACCTGGTCAATGCTGATGTTTTACCCGGGCGGCGTGGCGTAGCTGCGCCAGAAAATCGTCGGCGTCGTCGCTGCGCACCAGGTAGTGGCAGACCGCCACCCGCACCGCGGTGGCCGCTGCGATGTCGGCATCCGGCCCGGTTGTCAGTCGCTGCAGGCGTTCCCGCATCAGCGGGATCACCTGGGTGAGGCGCTTGATGACATGTTCCGGTTCGATGTCGACCATGCGTAGGCCCGGGTAGGACTGCTGATACTCGACGACGGTGCGCAGCGCGGCGTCGAGGTGTTCGTTGTCGGGCAGGTGGGCGGAGGCCTGGGCCACGGCCTGTTCGTAGTACTTGCGCTCCCACACCACGAATGCGTCGAGCAGTTCTTGTTTGGAGGCGAACCAGCGGTAGAGCGTGGGCCGGGAAACCCCGGCCTGCAGGGCGACCTCGGACAGGCTGAGCTTGGTCATGCCGTTGGCTCCGAGCACCTCGGCGGTCGCGGCCAGGATCCGTCCGCGGGTGCTGCTGTCGTCGTCGATGGACGATATTTCCGCCATGCCCACAGCTTTACAAACTATAGCCGAACTGTCACGCTAATTCGTGGCGCGACACCGTTGTCGGACGCCCGTGCAGGAGGGAACACCGTGACAGTTGCCAGCTCACCGCAGGCACGCGAATACAGCCCATTCGACATCACGTCGCACGATTTCTGGAGCCGGCCCTTCGCCGAGCGTGACGAGACATTCGCGCAGTTGCGTGCGGGTGAGGGCCTCAGCTGGCATCAGCCGCTGTCGACGCTGTTCGATGTCGAGGAGCCCGGTTTCTGGGCGGTGACCCGCCGCGCCGACATCCAGTTCGTGAGCCAGCACCCTGAGTTGTTCACCTCGACCCAGGGCGTTGCGCTGGATCCGATGCCGGCCGACGTGCAGAAGTTCGCCACCTTCTTCCTGATGATGGATCCGCCCGAGCACACCACGTACCGCCGCCTGATCAGCTCGGCGTTCACCCCGCGGAATGTGCGCAAGATCGAGGAGCAGATCCACCGCAACGCCGTCGCCGTCGTCGACGACCTGATCGGTGCCGGGGACGTCGACTTCGTTGACGCGTGCTCGGCGCAGCTGCCGATGCGGACGATCTCCGACATGCTCGGTGTACCCGCCGCCGATCAGCCCGCGCTGGCCAAGGCGGCCGAGAAGCTGTTCAGCATGAGCGATGACGAGTACTCGTCGCTCGAAGAGCGCGCGATGGCCACCATCAACGAGATCATGCTGATCTCGAACACGGGCGTGGAGCTGGCCAAGTTCCGGCGGTCCAATCCCGGTGACGACCTGATGACCAGCATCGTCAACGCCGAGGTCGACGGGCACCGGCTGACCGACGAGGAGATCGGGGCGTTCCTGATCCTGCTGGCCTCGGCGGGCAACGACACCACCAAGCAGACCACCACTCACGCGATGATGGCGCTGGCTGCCAATCCGGACCAGAAGGATTGGCTGTTGGAGGATTTCGACAACCGGATCGGCCTGGCCACAGAGGAATTCGTGCGGTGGGCCACCCCGGTGATCCAGTTCGCGCGGCATGCCACCGAGGACGTCGAGCTGGCCGGCCAGCAGATCAGAGCAGGCGAGAAGGTGGGCCTGTTCTACTGCTCGGGCAACCGGGACGAGTCGGTGTTCACCGACCCTCGGCGTTTCGACCTGAGCCGTTCTCCCAATCCGCAGGTCGGGTTCGGCGGTGGCGGCCCGCACTTCTGTCTGGGCAACCAGCTGGCCAAGACCGAGTTGCGGCACCTGTTCCGCGAGCTGCTGACCCGGCTGAGGACCGTCGAATTCGGTGAGCCCGAACTGCTGTACAGCAGCTTCGTGCACGGCATCAAGCGCGTGCCCGCGCACGTCGCGTAGGTCGGTACCCGATGCGCGTCGAAGTCGATCTGGGCAAGTGCACCGGGCATGGCATCTGCGAATCGATCGCCGAGGACGTGTTCGAGGTTTCCGACGAGGGCATGGTGCACATACACGGCGATGATCACCCGGAGAGCGACCGGGAACGCTTGCAGCAGGCCGTGACTCAATGCCCGGCGACCGCCCTGCGGATGCGGGGCTGAATGTCAGGCGGCCGCGATCAGCACCCGGCACGGCCCGCGCACCGTGTAGTTGGTGCCGTAGTCCAGGGGGCCGGCCAGCTGCCAGTCGCCCACGGTGTCGATCAGGTCCTCGACGAAGATCTGGGCCTGCAGGCGCGCCAGGTTCATGCCGAGGCAACTGTGTAGGCCGAACGCGAATCCCAGGTGGGACAGCTTGCGCCGGGTGATGTCGAATTCGTGGGGGCGCTCCCAGCGTCGCGGATCGCGGTTGGCCGCGCCCAGCAGCAGGGTGATCCGCTCGCCGTCGGCGACGGCGACGGCGACGATCGTCACGCAGTCACCGACCACATCACGGAAGATGGAGTGCGACACCGTTTCCAGACGGTGCACCTCTTCCGCCACATCGAGGGCCGCTCGACGCTGACGTCGATGGGTGTGGCGAGTGTGGCCGGCCTGACCCGTGACGTTCTTCGGCGAGCAGACACGTAGGTACCCAATTTTGGTGTCGACAGGGTACTTCCGCGTCTGCTCGCGCTAGGAAGATTTCGGTGGGCGGGGCCGCACCAGCACCGACTGCTGGATCGCGCCCACCGCGCCGGTCTGGTCGAACAGCGTCCCCACCGTGGCGCCGATGCCGTCGGGGCCGTAGTTCGTATCGGCGCGAATGCCGATCCACTCGCCGTCCGGTACCCGATGGATGTGCACCACCAGGTCCGTGTTAAGGAACGTCCACTTACGGATGTCGATCTTGGAGCCGATGCCGTTGGCGTCATCTGCCACCGCGAACAACCGTTGCAACGGTGTCATCGGCTCGCCCTTGACCACGTCGACCGTCGGCTTGAGCCAGGACTCACCCGGTCCGGGCGCCTGCGGCACGGTCAGCCAGCGCCAATCCACGCTGTGCACGTAGTTGGTCTCCCAGTTCTTGGCCATGTCGCGGCTGCGGGCCTGCGCCAGCGGCGGGAGCGGCTCGACGCCAGTGTGGGTGAGAGCGGTGGTGTCGAGTCGCGACATCCGCCAACCGCCGGCCCGCGCCACCACCCGGGGAGCGCCGTCGGGTCCGGGCGCCAGCATTTCGGCCCTGACCAGTTCGATCTGCTTGCCCGGTCGTTCCAGCTGTGCGCGCACCCACAGGTCACCTTCCGACGGCACCCCGCCCATCAGATCGATGGCTACCCGGCTCAGCCGGGTGTCGGCGCGGTACTCACAGCGTTCCAACGCACGCACCAGCAAGGCCGACACCGGCGCACCGTGCTGGATGGCCGCCGACCAGGTGCCGCGGGCCATGTCGGTCGCGCGGAATCTCTCACCGATCGCGTCGGTCTCGTCGATCAGCTCGTAGTAAGAGTCAGACATTTCTACCGTTCAGTGGTGATGGTGGGTGTCGTGATCGCCCGGTGCGGGGATTTCGACCATCAGCGCGTCGACCCGCGACAGTTTGGTGCCGATCAGGCGTTCCGGATAGGCGTCGGTGGTGGTGACCAGAAACAGGGTGCGTCCCTCGGCGCCGCCCAGGGCACACGCGATCGCGGTGCGGCCGTCGGCGTCGATCCGGTGCGTGACCGTCGCC includes these proteins:
- a CDS encoding TetR/AcrR family transcriptional regulator is translated as MAEISSIDDDSSTRGRILAATAEVLGANGMTKLSLSEVALQAGVSRPTLYRWFASKQELLDAFVVWERKYYEQAVAQASAHLPDNEHLDAALRTVVEYQQSYPGLRMVDIEPEHVIKRLTQVIPLMRERLQRLTTGPDADIAAATAVRVAVCHYLVRSDDADDFLAQLRHAARVKHQH
- a CDS encoding cytochrome P450, producing MTVASSPQAREYSPFDITSHDFWSRPFAERDETFAQLRAGEGLSWHQPLSTLFDVEEPGFWAVTRRADIQFVSQHPELFTSTQGVALDPMPADVQKFATFFLMMDPPEHTTYRRLISSAFTPRNVRKIEEQIHRNAVAVVDDLIGAGDVDFVDACSAQLPMRTISDMLGVPAADQPALAKAAEKLFSMSDDEYSSLEERAMATINEIMLISNTGVELAKFRRSNPGDDLMTSIVNAEVDGHRLTDEEIGAFLILLASAGNDTTKQTTTHAMMALAANPDQKDWLLEDFDNRIGLATEEFVRWATPVIQFARHATEDVELAGQQIRAGEKVGLFYCSGNRDESVFTDPRRFDLSRSPNPQVGFGGGGPHFCLGNQLAKTELRHLFRELLTRLRTVEFGEPELLYSSFVHGIKRVPAHVA
- a CDS encoding ferredoxin, which codes for MRVEVDLGKCTGHGICESIAEDVFEVSDEGMVHIHGDDHPESDRERLQQAVTQCPATALRMRG
- a CDS encoding cytochrome P450, translated to MGYLRVCSPKNVTGQAGHTRHTHRRQRRAALDVAEEVHRLETVSHSIFRDVVGDCVTIVAVAVADGERITLLLGAANRDPRRWERPHEFDITRRKLSHLGFAFGLHSCLGMNLARLQAQIFVEDLIDTVGDWQLAGPLDYGTNYTVRGPCRVLIAAA
- a CDS encoding thioesterase family protein, which produces MSDSYYELIDETDAIGERFRATDMARGTWSAAIQHGAPVSALLVRALERCEYRADTRLSRVAIDLMGGVPSEGDLWVRAQLERPGKQIELVRAEMLAPGPDGAPRVVARAGGWRMSRLDTTALTHTGVEPLPPLAQARSRDMAKNWETNYVHSVDWRWLTVPQAPGPGESWLKPTVDVVKGEPMTPLQRLFAVADDANGIGSKIDIRKWTFLNTDLVVHIHRVPDGEWIGIRADTNYGPDGIGATVGTLFDQTGAVGAIQQSVLVRPRPPKSS